In one Rhopalosiphum padi isolate XX-2018 chromosome 3, ASM2088224v1, whole genome shotgun sequence genomic region, the following are encoded:
- the LOC132926686 gene encoding protein escargot-like: MHIFEDKPLQSAMMHHKLTSKKMDYSHCPLKKRPVHYVKCEYIKEEMDYDNTDECLEPENLSTKPQDLSVRCKTAAVAPLTIKKESPPSYEDHQNAVAPLSSPSPYYNHHQQQQQQQQEQEQQPQNHQQQHRQQQQPYQPTAVKAGPLEPLCLNIAGAHHPAAAQAAVAAYHHHHNNRHYAPATPRPVPAQYPNTGYLSGYMYQQQNGGGAGTAMLAAYSPTMVAIARDASLSPPVTAGRTGSAFKPLMPLTPPATAAAVPLRSPPPAIQLNWYGRTAMSSWSPSSAEVDSSLPPPSSSSASSSSAMSPSYGHHQQQPAAAQQYQLYTSGDSDASAASCVVKRESPSVPSTAGRYKCAACSKTYSTVSGLTKHQQYHCANDESQCAAAKTFCCKYCDKAYNTLGALKMHIRTHTLPCICNLCGKAFSRPWLLQGHIRTHTGEKPFSCQHCNRAFADRSNLRAHLQTHSDVKKYSCATCSKTFSRMSLLTKHCDTGCPRMLSHHQQQQQQQQQQQQQQHQQHQQQQQTVV, encoded by the exons ATGCATATTTTTGAAGATAAACCACTGCAGTCGGCAATGATGCACCACAAGTTGACTTCGAAGAAAATGGATTACTCGCACTGTCCGCTGAAAAAACGACCGGTCCACTACGTCAAATGCGAGTACATCAAAGAGGAGATGGACTAcg ACAACACGGACGAATGTTTGGAACCGGAAAACCTGAGCACTAAACCGCAAGACTTGAGCGTGAGATGCAAAACGGCCGCGGTCGCGCCTTTAACCATCAAAAAAGAATCGCCGCCGTCGTACGAAGACCATCAAAACGCGGTAGCGCCGTTGTCGTCGCCGTCTCCGTACTACAACCATCatcagcaacagcaacagcaacagcaagaACAGGAACAACAACCCCAAAACCACCAGCAACAGCACCGACAGCAGCAACAGCCGTACCAGCCGACGGCCGTCAAAGCCGGTCCGCTGGAACCGCTGTGCCTGAACATCGCGGGCGCCCACCACCCGGCCGCCGCGCAGGCCGCGGTCGCGGCGTACCATCACCACCACAACAACCGGCACTACGCACCGGCCACGCCACGGCCCGTGCCCGCGCAGTACCCGAACACCGGTTACCTGTCCGGTTACATGTACCAGCAACAAAACGGCGGCGGCGCCGGCACCGCGATGCTGGCCGCTTACTCGCCGACGATGGTGGCCATCGCCCGGGACGCGTCCCTGTCGCCGCCCGTGACCGCGGGCCGCACCGGTTCCGCTTTCAAGCCGCTGATGCCGCTCACGCCGCCCGCCACTGCGGCCGCGGTTCCGCTCCGCAGCCCGCCCCCCGCCATTCAGCTCAACTGGTACGGACGGACCGCGATGAGCAGCTGGTCGCCGTCGTCCGCGGAAGTGGACTCGTCTCTGccaccgccgtcgtcgtcgtccgcgtCCTCGTCGTCGGCCATGTCGCCGTCGTACGGACACCATCAGCAACAGCCGGCCGCGGCGCAGCAGTATCAACTCTACACTTCCGGCGACAGCGACGCGTCGGCCGCGAGCTGCGTCGTCAAGCGCGAGTCGCCGTCGGTCCCGTCCACCGCGGGACGGTACAAGTGCGCGGCGTGCTCGAAGACGTACTCGACCGTTTCCGGGCTGACCAAGCACCAGCAGTACCACTGCGCCAACGACGAGTCGCAGTGCGCCGCGGCCAAGACGTTCTGCTGCAAGTACTGCGACAAGGCGTACAACACGCTCGGCGCGCTCAAGATGCACATCCGCACGCACACGCTGCCGTGCATATGCAACCTGTGCGGCAAGGCGTTCAGCCGGCCGTGGCTGTTGCAGGGCCACATACGCACCCACACCGGCGAGAAGCCGTTCTCGTGCCAGCACTGCAACCGGGCGTTCGCCGACAGGTCCAACCTGCGCGCCCACCTGCAGACCCACTCGGACGTGAAGAAGTACTCGTGCGCGACGTGCAGCAAGACGTTCAGCCGCATGTCGCTGCTCACCAAACACTGCGACACCGGATGTCCGCGAATGCTGTCCCACcaccagcaacagcagcagcagcagcaacagcaacagcaacaacagcatCAGCAGCATCAGCAGCAACAGCAGACGGTTGTTTAG